A region of the Caballeronia sp. TF1N1 genome:
GGTGCCGATATCCGGCACGTTCGACACCAGCACATGCGTTGCGCCATGCTGCAGCACCGAGCCGATGACGCCCGCCAGATCGATCGCCGATTGCACGATCGCGGTGGTCGCCTGCGCTGGCGTCATCTGTCCTGCCTGCACGGCCGTGAGGTTGTACAGAATATCGTTCGCGCCGCCATTGACGATGACGAGCTGATTCGAATTGAAGCTACCGTGCGACGCCAGATAGTTCGTCACCTGTTGCGCCACCGGCACCGTCAGCGCGCCCGTGTAATTGGCCGGATCGGTCGTCGCATGACTCACGCCGATAGGATTGGTCACGCGCGATCCGCCCTGCGCGTAGCCGAGCCCCGATTGCGCCTGGGGCGGCGTGCCGAAGCCACCGGTCATCGCGGGCGTGAGCGTGTCGCCGTAGTATTGCGCGACATCCTGAACCCACACCTGACCGGGATTCGTCGTGAAGCGGCCGCCGCCGAAGTTCGCCGCCGCCACCGGCGCGTAGGTGCCGACGTCGGAGAGGCTATCGCCGAAAGAGACGACTTGCAGTTTGACACCGCCCGGCGGCAACGAATTGTTGTTGTCGTCGCCACCGCCGCCGCACGCGGCAATCAGGGCGAAAGCGGCGCTCGCCGTGGCGATTCGGGCGTAGCGCACCAGGGCGGCGCGCGTCGAGAGTTGCTTCTTCATGGACCTCGTCTCCAATTTTCGGTGTTATCTGTTTGAATCCGCAGCGCGTGTGCCTTGTGTTGGCCCGCGTGTCTGTCTGCGTTTCGTCCGGCGTGCGCCTCGATACGCGCGTGCGCTCGAACGAATTGTGCATCACGAAGGTGGTCGAGTCATCCTTCCGTCATGCGTGCCCGACAGCGTACACGGCGCGCGTGCAGGCGCGGGCGGTCTTCGTAGAAGAAATCTTCGGTCCGCCTTGCCGGGCGCGGGTTTGGCTCAATTGCATCGCGCCTGCCTCCTATGCTTGGCGCAACGCGCGTTCAGTCTTCGATGCCCGGCTTGCGCGCGCCTTCGTACACCCATTCGAGGAGCGCGTCGTGCGCGGCGCGTGCTGCCTCGGCGCGCGGATCGTTGATGAAGCTCACCACGACATAACTCTCGCCATTGGCCGCGCCGACGTAGCCCGCGATCGCCCGGACATCGCGCAAGGTGCCGGTCTTGATGTGCGCATTGCCGAACGCCCCCGCGTTGGTCAGGCGGTTGCGCATGGTGCCGTCCACGCCGGCAATGGGCAGCGATTCGACGAACACTTGCGCGACCGGACTCGCGTTCGCCGCTTGCAGAAGGTCGGCGAGCGAGAGCGCGGAGATGGTTTCGTCGCGCGAGAGTCCGGAGCCGTTGTCGAGCACGAGACCGGCCATTGGCAGGGCGCTTTTCTTGAGAAACGTCTGGATGGCCTGCGAGGATTTGGCGGTCGTAGCGGGCGGTTTCAGTTGCGCCGCGCCGATCGTCAGAAACAGATTTCGCGCCATCACGTTGTTACTGAACTTGTTGATGTCGCGCACGATATCCGACAGCACCGGGCTGCGATGCGTGCCGACGAGCCGCGCCGACGAAGGCGTCGGGCCTTCGCGCGTGGCGCCCTGAAACGTGCCGCCCGCCTGCTTCCACAGCGCGAGGAAGCCGCCTGCGAAGAACGTCGAATGGTCGAGCGCGGCGACGTTGATGGTGCGCGAGCCGCAGCGCAACGGATAGTCGCCGATGAAGGACGCCTGCACGAAGCCGCCCTGCGTCTGCGCCACGCTCGGCGATGCGGACGGCAACGTGCCCGCGCACGCGCCGCGCGTCACGCGCAATTCGTTGTCGATCTGCAGTTGCGCCAGTTGCGGCAATACGTCGATAGATACCTGCCCGTCCGGATTCGGCGTGAGCGTGAAGGTAAGCGACTTGAACGCGTAGAGCAGCGGATCGGGACCGACGTTGTAGGGCGCGGCATCGTCGTTATCGAACGCGGGCAGATCGCGCGTGGAGGCGTCGAAATAGCGCTTGTCGAGCACGAGCGCGCCATCGATTCCCGTGATGCCGTTCTTGCGTATCTGATCGACGAGATCGATCAGTTCTTCCGGCACGAGCTTCGGGTCACCCGTGCCCTGAATGTAGAGATTGCCGTGCAGCACGCCTTGTGCGTCGACATCGCCATCGGCGTAGGCGGTGGTTTTCCAGCGGTAGTCGGGGCCGAGCAGCGAGAGGCCCGAGTAAGTCGTGACGAGCTTCATCGTCGATGCGGGGAGCATTGGCCGGTCCGCGTTGATCGTCACGAGCGGCACGGGCGCGCCGATACGTTGCACGACTACGCTCATCGACGAAAGCGGGATGTGCGCGTGAGCGAGCGCCGCCATGACCGGCGCGGGCAGTGGCCCGGCGGGCACGCGTTCTCGTGCGGCGACGGCTTTCTCGGCTCTGGACGCCTTGCCTGCGCGCTTTGCCTTCGCGCCGCCATGCGCCGCGCGCTCGGGCGCCTGCGCTTGCGATTCGGACTTCGAGCCGCCACGCGCTTGTGCTTCGGGCATGTGAGCGATGACGGCAAAGCCGATTGCGGCGGCGAGTGCAAACGACGAACAGCGAGAAACGAGCGAGGCAAGCGGCATGGGCGTGCTTTTGGTGTTGTTAGGCGAAGCCCACACGGGCGAAAGGCTCATTGTAGACAAGCTGGCTTGCGAAAATCGTACGAATAGGGGTTTGCGGGCTGGCCAAGGGCGGCGAGCAAGCGCGCCCCTCGTCACATCGCGTGATCAAGCGTCATAGATTCCAGCACCCTGCAAGATTCATCACATCCACCCATTAAGCCTTGCTTAAGCCTGCCCGCGCGCGGCAAAGCTAGAATGGCTACGACTTTCAAAGCCGGTCTCCCCAACCACGAAGACGAGATGCCATGCGAATCCTGCTAGTCGAAGATGACCGGATGATCGCCGAAGGTGTGCGCAAGGCGCTGCGCGCGGACGGCTTCGCGGTCGACTGGGTGCAGGACGGCGAGGCCGCGCTGACGGCCGTCGGCGGCGAGCCCTACGACCTGATGCTGCTAGACCTCGGCTTGCCCAAGCGCGATGGCATCGACGTCCTCAGGACGCTGCGCGCACGTGCGAACGCATTGCCGGTGTTGATCGTGACGGCGCGCGACGCCATCGCCGATCGCGTGAAAGGACTCGATGCCGGCGCCGACGATTACCTCGTCAAGCCCTTCGATCTCGACGAACTCGGCGCACGCATGCGGGCGCTCATCCGTCGTCATGCGGGACGCGGCGAATCGCTCGTGCGTCATGGTCAACTCACGCTCGACCCGGTCGGTCATCAGGTGACGCTCGCGGGCGCGCCCGTCGCGCTCTCGGCGCGCGAATTCGCGTTGCTCGAAGCGTTGATGGCGCGTCCGGGCGCCGTGCTCTCGAAGAGTCAGCTCGAAGAGAAAATCTACGGCTGGGGTGAGGAAATCGGCAGCAATACGGTCGAGGTCTACATCCACTCGCTGCGCAAGAAGCTCGGCGCGGACCTCATTCGCAACGTGCGCGGCTTGGGTTACATGGTCGCGAAGGACGCCTGATGCGGTCCATCCGCCGGCAATTGCTTATCTGGCTGCTCGCGCTCGTCATTGTCGGCGTGGGCTTCGCCGGATGGCTCATCTACCGGCAGGCGCTCGCCGAAGCCAACGAACTCTTCGATTATCAATTGCAGCAGATCGCGGCGGCGCTGCCTTCGGAGCCGTTTTCGTCGGTGCTCACGTCGCGCAGCGAAAGCGACGAGGGCGTCGTCATCCAGATCTGGAATCGCAACGGCGTGCTGATGTACTACTCGCATCCGCGCGTACCGCTCGCGCCGCACGCCGAACTCGGCTTCTCGACGGAAATGACGGCGCGTGGCGAGTGGCGCGTGTATAGCGCGATCGTCGGCGACAACGTCGTGCAACTCGCGCAGCCGCTTTCGATACGCAACCGCGTCGCGGCGGGCGTCGCGTGGCGCACGTTGTGGCCGCTGGTCCTGTTGCTGCCGCTGCTCGGGCTTGCGATCTGGGTGATCGTCGGACGCGGGCTTGCGCCCTTGCAGCGTGTGACGAGCGCGCTCGATACACGGCATCCCGAAGCACTCGATCCGCTTCCCAATCAACGCTTGCCACAGGAAGTGCAGCCGGTCGTGCGGGCGCTGAACGCGCTGCTGGTGCGATTGTCGACGGCGCTCGATACGCAAAAAGCCTTCGTCGCCGATGCCGCGCACGAGTTGCGCACGCCGCTTGCCGCCGTGCAGATTCAGGCGCAGCTCGTGGCGCGCGCGCAGGACGACGCATCGCGGCGCGAGGCGTTGCTCGATTTGCACGAAGGCATCGCGCGCGCCACGCGGCTAGCGGAGCAGTTGCTTGCGCTCGCGCGCTCGGAGCCGGACGGCAAGGGCGTGGCGACGAAAGTCGATCTCGCCGCGTTGCTCGAAACATGCGTGCGCGGTTACGTGCTCGTGGCGCAGGAGCGCGGCGTGGACCTCGGCATCGAGGCAAGCGAGCCCGCCACCGTGACGGGCGACGCGGATTCATTGCGCGTGATGTTCAACAATCTCATCGATAACGCGACGAAATACACGCCGCGCGGCGGCCGCGTGGATGTCTGCCTAAAAATAAAAGATGGACATTCAGTAGTCGAAATCGCGGATTCCGGGCCGGGCATTCCAGAGGACGAACGAGAAAGAGTATTCGACCGGTTTTATCGCGTGGGCGAAAGCGTGGACCGCGCGCGTACGGATGTGGCGGGCAGCGGGCTTGGGCTTGCCATCGTGCGGCGGATTGCGGATCAGCATGGGGCGGCTGTTCACCTTGGAGCGTCCGTCGCAGGCGGACTTCGAGTCGTGGTCACGTTTTGAGTTTCACGCGCTGATCTATACGGAATTGCCATGTGGTGACAGGGTGGGTCAGTGGCGTTGGGCTGCGCATATCAGTCAAACAGCGTCCAAACTGGGGCGTCGTCGTCGCTAAGAAAAAATTTCAGTTTCCGATTCTTCTCCAGTTGCTTTACAAGTTATCGCAGAATTGAAGCACAACCGAGTTAGCAACCTAGCGAAAAGCTGTAATGAAGTAACGCAAGATCATTTCAAATCCACACAATTAATTACTCGGTTCGGACCTGATTCTCTTTCGCTTGGACGGAAGGCTATTGACATCGGAAGACATTAGGAGCGCGCTTATGTCTCCCGACCACAAATTACCGTAAATTTCGTCTCACTGCAGGCGAGCTAGTTTTGATTGATCGACGTGCTTCAAGGCAGTTAAATCAACGAGACCCCTTAATGCTTGCAACTGTCAACGTCGGCTGCGCCCATTCGGTGACATTGCTCTCTTTGATTCGTTTTAACTCGCGATCCTTTTTGCTTTGAACGGATTCTCGTGCGAAGCAGTGTTTCATCGCATTCGATTTCACTCTTAGGTTTATTCATGAAGAAAGTTATTAATTCGTCGCAAACGCAATCGCGGTTTCTCTCGAAAGTCGTCCCCGCAGCATTGGCGGTCGGTGCTGTGGCTGCAGCAGTACCGCTCACGGCATCGGCCTCGGATATATGCATTAAAGACGCTTCAGGTGGCTATAAGTACGCAACTACCGGAGCCTCTTCATTAACGTCCTGTCCTTGGGCCGACTCCACGTTTGCCAACACTAATACCAACGATTACGTCCGGTTAGGTGATAGCGGCAATGCAGCAATGCAACTCAGCAACTCTACAGCTCAGTTCATGCTGACGAGTTCGGACAATACTGCGGCGTTTTTGTCGATGCAAAACCTGGGCAATGGCGGCGTGACGATTGACGGCCTGGCTCCGGGCGCCGTCAACGCGTCCAGCTTGCAGGCGGTCAATGGCTCGCAACTGTTTGGGCTATCAAAGTCGACGGCTGCTGCACTCGGCGGCGGTTCGACGGTTAATAGTGACGGTTCGATCACTCAGCCGAGTTACGCGCTGACGAACGCCAACTCGATCAATGGCACGTCTGGCGCCGCTACGGACGTCGGCACGGCTTTCGGTACGGTCGATGCAGCGTTGGGCAAGCTCAACTCGAACGTGACGCAAAACACAGCCGACATCGCGAACCTCAACACCGGACTCACAAACGGCACACTCGGCTTGGTTCAGCAAGACCCGACGACACGCAATATCACCGTAGCAAAAGCCACCGATGGTACGGTTGTCGACGTAACGGGTACTGCAGGTGCTCGGACCGTGACGGGCGTTGCGGCTGGCGCAGTCTCCGCAACCAGTCTTGATGCAATCAACGGCTCGCAGCTCTACGCTACCAACCAGAACGTGGCCCAAAACACGTCCAACATTGCGCAAAACACGTCCGACATCGCGGCGCTGAGTACAAACGTCGCTCAGAACACGTCGGATATTGCTTCGCTGAACACGAACGTCGCTCAGAACACCTCGGATATCGCAAAGAACACCTCCGATATCAACAATATCAACACGCAACTGGCGAGCGGCGGCCTTGGCCTCGTCAAGCAAGACGCAACGACGCAAAACATCACCGTCGCGAAGGACACGGGCGGCACGGTCGTCGACATGACGGGCACCGATGGCACGCGTACGGTGACCGGCGTATCGGCTGGCGCCCTGAGCGCTGATAGTACCGACGCAGTCAACGGCTCGCAGCTCTATCAAACGAACCAAAACGTTTCGAGTCTGGCGCAGCAATTGAGCAACGTCGAAGGCGCTGCTTCAACGGTCGCTTCGCAAAAGACCGATACCCCCGCTGTTGCGTCCGGCACCGACTCGACCGCCCTCGGAAATGGCTCGAAGGCAACGGGTAACAACTCCGTCGCGCTGGGTAGCGGTTCTGTCGCGGACGAAGACAACACCGTCTCGATCGGCTCGAAGGGCAACGAACGTCGCCTGACGAACGTCGCGCCGGGCATCAACGGTACCGACGGCGTCAACATGAACCAGTTGAACGCAGTTCAAAGCAACGTCGATACGGTAGCGCGTCAGGCATTTTCCGGCGTCGCCGCCGCGATGGCCATGCCGAACCTGACGCCGAGTCAGCCGGGCAAGACCGTGGTCGCAGCCGGTGTCGCGAACTACAAGGGCTACACGGCCATGGGCGTTGGCGGCACCTACCGTTCGCGTGACAGCCGCTGGCTCGTCAACGCTGCAGCTTCGATCACGCCGCACGGCGACGCAGGCGTGCGCGGTCAAGTCGGCTACGAGTTCTAAGCGCGCGGTTCGCGAGCGAGACCAAACCAGAAGCACGAAGCATCGATAAGGCAGTAAGCAGGGCGGCTATCCGAAAGGGTAGCCGCCCTTTTTGCATTTTTACGCACCTTAAGAAAGCTTTAAGCGACACCCCGTAATCTTCGTTCATCCAATGGCGCCTTCTCAAGCGCAACCCGTCAGGAGCACACACGATGAAAGCGAAGATTCTCACACGCAGCGCCGTCGCAGCAGCGGTCGCCGTTGCCTTGTCGGCGGGCTACGTGGCCGGCCATAACAACGTGCCCGCGCCGCAGGTCATCGCGCCCGCGCAAGCCGCGCTGATGCCTGCCGAAGCCGCGGCGAAGACCGGCGTTCCCGATTTCTCCGGCCTCGTCGAAACGTATGGTCCGGCCGTGGTGAATATCAGCGCGAAGCATGTCGTGAAGCAAACGTCCGCCCGACGCGGCAACGCGAATCAAGTGCCGATGGACCCCGACGATCCGTTCTATCAGTTCTTCAAGCGCTTTTATGGCGGCGTGCCCGGCATGGGCGGCGGCGATGGCGCGGGTCCCGGCGCGGACCGTCCGAGCGAAGGGCTGGGTTCGGGTTTCATCGTCAGCAACGACGGCTACATTCTCACCAACGCGCACGTGGTCGATGGCGCGAATGTCGTCACCGTCAAGCTCACGGACAAGCGCGAATATCGGGCGAAGGTGGTTGGCGCGGACAAGCAATCGGACGTCGCGGTGCTGAAGATCGACGCGAAAGATTTGCCCACGGTGAAAATCGGCGACCCCAACGGCAGCAAGGTCGGGCAGTGGGTGGTTGCCATCGGTTCGCCGTATGGCTTCGACAACACGGTGACCTCCGGCATCATCAGCGCGAAGTCGCGCGCGCTGCCCAACGAGAATTACACGCCGTTCATCCAGACCGATGTACCGGTGAATCCGGGCAATTCGGGTGGGCCGCTCTTCAATCTGCAAGGCGAAGTCATCGGCATCAATTCGATGATCTATTCGCAGACGGGCGGTTTCCAGGGACTTTCGTTCGCCATCCCGATCAACGAGGCGATCAAGGTAAAGGACGCGCTCATCAAAACGGGTCACGTCGATCGCGGCCGGCTCGGCGTAACGGTGCAAGGGCTGAATCAGACGCTCGCCAATTCGTTCGGCATGAAGTCGCCGCAAGGTGCGCTCGTGAGTTCGGTCGAGCCGGGCGGACCGGCCGCGAAGGCTGGCTTGCAACCCGGCGACGTGATTCTTTCGCTGAACGGCACGCAGGTGACGGATTCGACCTCGTTGCCGTCGCAAGTCGCGGGTCTTTCGCCGGGCACATCGGCGAAGGTGCAGGTGTGGCGCGACAAGAGCGCGAAGGATCTGACCGTGACGATCGGCGCGCTCAAGGACGCCAAGACCGCAAGCGCTGACGTGAAGGGCGACGACGATGGCGGCGCCGCCGCACAGGACGCGCGCCTCGGCGTCGCGGTGCGCCCGCTCACGCCGGAAGAGAAGCAGGAAAGCTCGGTGTCGCGCGGCTTGCTCGTGCAGCAATCGAACGGCGCGGCGGCGAATGCGGGTATCCAGGCAGGCGACGTGATTCTCGCGGTCAATGGCCAGCCGGTCACGACGGCGCAGCAGTTGAAGACGATGATCTCGCACGCGGGCGACAGCATCGCGCTGCTGATCCAGCGGGACAATGCGCAGATTTTCGTGCCGGTCGATCTTGGCTGATGGTGTACGTCGATGCGCGTCGTGCGGTTCGGAGTGGCGTGTTCGCGTCGCTCCGAAACGCGCTTGCGCATGCGGCATGAATGGCGCTTAGCGTCGCTGATTCGTCCGGAGTGCGTTTTCGATTGCGCAATGGATATCACGTTCTGCAATGGCTTTCGCATCATTCCACTAAGCGCGGTCCATCGAACGACAAAAGATCCCGCCCGAACGCGCAGGCACAAAGCATGCTCTACACCCCACTCGGTGCCCCATCGCGTGCAAAAGACGCATCGGGCGTGGCGTCGTCGGTGTGTTCGCATGCCGCGGCATCGAATAAAGGAGCCAACATAATGATGAGCAAGACCACGGGAAAACTGGCGACCGCGCTGCTGGTGACGGCGCTTTCGGCTGGAATGGCAGGCGGCGCATGGGCGCAGGCATCGAGCGCCGGCACGAGCGATACGTCGAGCGCGGGCAACGAAAACGGCGGCGGACTGCCGCAAATCGAACAGCAAGGCGATGTGTCCTACACGTCGGGCGGCGTCGGCCTCGACGAATCGCACGCCTTGCAGCGCGAACAAGCGCATTGGCCGCTATCGCTGCGCTTTACGGGTCCAACCGCGGATTACTTGTCGGGCGTGCACGTGCGGATCGTCGGCGGCAAAGGCGGTGAAGTGCTGAGCACCGATTCCATGGGACCTTACATGCTTGTCAAACTGCCGGCGGGCAGCTACACGGTCTACGCCAAGTACAAGGATCAGGAGAAGAAGCAGTCGGTCAATGTCTCCGGACCGGGCAAGGCAAAGGCGGCGTTTCACTGGAGCATCCAGTAACGATAATTCCCGCCGGTCCGGGCGAAATCCCGTCCACCCGGCGACCAAAGTTTGTCTCATAATGAAGCCACGGGCAGCACGCTCGTGGCTTTTTTGGTGACGAGGCGTCCAACGCGCCTCGCAAATTCGGCAGAGGCCGGAGGGCCCACGATGAGCACGGATCTGAACGACGGGCATGAAGCGGCGCATCGGATCGAGATCGCGCCGAACGGACGGCGCTGCCGCGTGATTCACCAGGGCGTCACTTACGCCGACACGCACGAAGCCGTGACGCTTTCCGAAACGGGCGCCGACGACGTGCACTATTTCCCGCGCGCCGACGTCAACATGGCGCGCCTGCAACGCTCCATCCATACATCGGACTGTCCGTTCAAGGGGCAGGCCACGCACTACCATCTGATGACCGAGGAAGGTCCGGTCGAAAACGCCGCCTGGAGTTACGAGGCGCCGCTCGAAAGCGCGCGGCAGATCGGCGGATATCTCGCGTTTTATGCATCGCGCGTCGATCGTATCGACGTGACTTCCTAGGCAGGGCGTCGAATAAAAGCGCCGAACTCGAGGCGCGCGAGCCGAAACGCAATAGCCAGAACGCGGTCCTTGCCCGGAGAAGCGGATGGAAGTTACCGAAGCGTTGCGCGTTCCGCTCGATCCGGCGCATGTGAAGGCGGCGTTGAGCGATCTCACGCTGTTGCGCGCGAGTCTCGATAATTGCGAGTCCTTTACGCTCACGCCGAGCGGCGAGTACGTGTTGACGCTCGTCATGCCGATCGGCGCCTTGCGCGCGCGTTACGAAATTCGCGCGCACATCGCTCGTCGCAGGCGTCTGGCGCAGGCCGACGAAAGTCAAGAAATCGACGACGACACCAGCACGCTCAGTTTCAAGGCGCGCGGCGAAGGCGTGGGTTCGTTGCGCGGTCAGATAGCCGTCGCGGTGAACGCGGAGGACGGCGGCGCGGACACGTGGATCGAATATACGGTCTGGGCGACGGTTTCGGGGCCGCTCGCCGCGTTGCCGCCACGGCAGATCGAAAACGCGCTGCACGAAGCAGCCGACGACTTTTTCGCCGAATTCTGCGAAGTCGTGCGGGCGAAATACGGTTTGCCATCGGCGCGTGCGGAACAGGAAGCCGTGCCGCGCCGGCATCTCTTCTTGCGACCGGGTTCGATGTCGGCGGCGTTCTCGCGTCGCGGCGGCGCGACCGCTCGCGCGATGGGCGGAACCTCCGTCGATGGCGCCGCGACCAATGTGCTGCGTCATCGTCTGGCCGCGCATGGCCTCGTGCGCCGTAGTCGCGATGGCGCGGGCGCCCCGCGCGTGTTCGGTCTGCCCGCCTGGGCGTGGCTCGCGATGCTAGTTTGCGTCGGACTCTTTGTGTTCTTCGCAGAGTACGTTGGCCTGCAATGAGGCGGGCATCGAACGCTCGGGGTATCCGGCGTTCTTGAGCAAAGCCGGACTGCACCGCAAGGCGTCGAAGCAGGCATCGATGACGGCTTCGGAGTCGTGTTCCGGATCGACGCTTCCAGGCAGCATCAGCGAATCGTGCAGGATGCCGGTGAAAAGCCCGTGCAACAGCGTGGTGGCGCGTCGCGTGTCGAGCGCCGCCGGCAGTTGCTTCTTTTCGATGGCATTACGCAGCGCACGCTCGATGCGCTCCATGCCGTCGCGCATGTTGTTCTGATGGCGCTCGCGCACCGGTCCCATTTCCTCGACGAACTCGCACTTCAAAAACAGAATGTCGAAGACGCGGCGGCGCTGTTCATCGGCCGTGATGCTGCGCATGCACCAGATGAAGATTTCGCGGATGCGCGCAAGCGGGTCGGGCTCCTTGCCGTCGAGCGTCGCTTCCACGAGTTCGTCGAGCGGAAGAAGACTGCGGTCGAACATGGCGTTGAAGAGGTCGCCCTTGTTGGCGAAATGCCAGTAAATCGCGCCGCGCGTGACGCCCGCGGCGTGCGCGATATCCGCGAGCGTCGTTCGCGACACGCCTTTTTCGTAAAAGACGCGCTCCGCCGCGTCGAGGATGCGGTTGCGTGTCTCCTGTGCTTCTTCCTTGGTTCGTCTGACCATATCCTGCGGCCGCTTGCCGTCTGCTCCTGCTTTTTTGCCTGCTCGACCAGCCTCGGAGGACTGTTTGTCGAAAATTTGTCAAACGTAATCGATTCCGGCGGGGCGTTTTCGCTCCGTCAATCTGACAGATCGTCGGTCTGGTTTTATACATGCATTCGTGAATGTATATACAATACCACCCGTCGACCGATAGCCCAAGCTGCAGAGGGCGAGTACTATCCGACCAAGCTTTCATTTCGATTGCCCGTTCTGGCCGTCCTCTTGGCCATCGGCGGCGCTTGCACAGCGCCGCGCACGGGCGGAGAAAGCCGGCCACTGGCCGGACGTTGCGCTCACTGGTCTCACTGCTTGGTTATTGGTCAGCGTCTTGCGACGCTTGTGCGCGGCATCGCCCGGGGAAGGCCGTCGCGCACCCAACTTCACTCTCAGTCTTAGACAGAGGTCGCTCCATGCGCGTCGAACGGGTTCCATTCCGCTTAATCACCGCCGCGACGGCTGCCGTTTTCCTGGCTGCCTGCGGACAAAAACAGTCAGCACCTCCGCCACAAACGCCCGAAGTGGGCATCGTCACCGTGCAGCCGACCAGCGTGCCGGTCATCGCCGAATTGCCGGGCCGCACGAACGCGTTCCTGGTCGCGCAAGTGCGCGCGCGGGTGGATGGAATCGTCCTGCGCCGTGAGTTCGTCGAAGGCGCGGAAGTCAAGCAAGGTCAGCGTCTGTACAAGATCGACCCGGCGCCGTATATCGCCGCACTGAACAA
Encoded here:
- a CDS encoding SGNH/GDSL hydrolase family protein; this encodes MKKQLSTRAALVRYARIATASAAFALIAACGGGGDDNNNSLPPGGVKLQVVSFGDSLSDVGTYAPVAAANFGGGRFTTNPGQVWVQDVAQYYGDTLTPAMTGGFGTPPQAQSGLGYAQGGSRVTNPIGVSHATTDPANYTGALTVPVAQQVTNYLASHGSFNSNQLVIVNGGANDILYNLTAVQAGQMTPAQATTAIVQSAIDLAGVIGSVLQHGATHVLVSNVPDIGTTPQGMMSNAAVKALLTQASLGFNQALAAALTQTGLMSKVIYLDIVPALANITANFGQYGFTVSNTGTACNLQAMAAAAAAFGEPNPQAFATSLFCSPQNYTVANADQLYMYADTVHPTTHLHALYAQTAEQKVAAAGLGK
- the dacB gene encoding D-alanyl-D-alanine carboxypeptidase/D-alanyl-D-alanine-endopeptidase, with translation MPLASLVSRCSSFALAAAIGFAVIAHMPEAQARGGSKSESQAQAPERAAHGGAKAKRAGKASRAEKAVAARERVPAGPLPAPVMAALAHAHIPLSSMSVVVQRIGAPVPLVTINADRPMLPASTMKLVTTYSGLSLLGPDYRWKTTAYADGDVDAQGVLHGNLYIQGTGDPKLVPEELIDLVDQIRKNGITGIDGALVLDKRYFDASTRDLPAFDNDDAAPYNVGPDPLLYAFKSLTFTLTPNPDGQVSIDVLPQLAQLQIDNELRVTRGACAGTLPSASPSVAQTQGGFVQASFIGDYPLRCGSRTINVAALDHSTFFAGGFLALWKQAGGTFQGATREGPTPSSARLVGTHRSPVLSDIVRDINKFSNNVMARNLFLTIGAAQLKPPATTAKSSQAIQTFLKKSALPMAGLVLDNGSGLSRDETISALSLADLLQAANASPVAQVFVESLPIAGVDGTMRNRLTNAGAFGNAHIKTGTLRDVRAIAGYVGAANGESYVVVSFINDPRAEAARAAHDALLEWVYEGARKPGIED
- a CDS encoding response regulator; the encoded protein is MRILLVEDDRMIAEGVRKALRADGFAVDWVQDGEAALTAVGGEPYDLMLLDLGLPKRDGIDVLRTLRARANALPVLIVTARDAIADRVKGLDAGADDYLVKPFDLDELGARMRALIRRHAGRGESLVRHGQLTLDPVGHQVTLAGAPVALSAREFALLEALMARPGAVLSKSQLEEKIYGWGEEIGSNTVEVYIHSLRKKLGADLIRNVRGLGYMVAKDA
- a CDS encoding ATP-binding protein, producing the protein MRSIRRQLLIWLLALVIVGVGFAGWLIYRQALAEANELFDYQLQQIAAALPSEPFSSVLTSRSESDEGVVIQIWNRNGVLMYYSHPRVPLAPHAELGFSTEMTARGEWRVYSAIVGDNVVQLAQPLSIRNRVAAGVAWRTLWPLVLLLPLLGLAIWVIVGRGLAPLQRVTSALDTRHPEALDPLPNQRLPQEVQPVVRALNALLVRLSTALDTQKAFVADAAHELRTPLAAVQIQAQLVARAQDDASRREALLDLHEGIARATRLAEQLLALARSEPDGKGVATKVDLAALLETCVRGYVLVAQERGVDLGIEASEPATVTGDADSLRVMFNNLIDNATKYTPRGGRVDVCLKIKDGHSVVEIADSGPGIPEDERERVFDRFYRVGESVDRARTDVAGSGLGLAIVRRIADQHGAAVHLGASVAGGLRVVVTF
- a CDS encoding YadA-like family protein, producing MKKVINSSQTQSRFLSKVVPAALAVGAVAAAVPLTASASDICIKDASGGYKYATTGASSLTSCPWADSTFANTNTNDYVRLGDSGNAAMQLSNSTAQFMLTSSDNTAAFLSMQNLGNGGVTIDGLAPGAVNASSLQAVNGSQLFGLSKSTAAALGGGSTVNSDGSITQPSYALTNANSINGTSGAATDVGTAFGTVDAALGKLNSNVTQNTADIANLNTGLTNGTLGLVQQDPTTRNITVAKATDGTVVDVTGTAGARTVTGVAAGAVSATSLDAINGSQLYATNQNVAQNTSNIAQNTSDIAALSTNVAQNTSDIASLNTNVAQNTSDIAKNTSDINNINTQLASGGLGLVKQDATTQNITVAKDTGGTVVDMTGTDGTRTVTGVSAGALSADSTDAVNGSQLYQTNQNVSSLAQQLSNVEGAASTVASQKTDTPAVASGTDSTALGNGSKATGNNSVALGSGSVADEDNTVSIGSKGNERRLTNVAPGINGTDGVNMNQLNAVQSNVDTVARQAFSGVAAAMAMPNLTPSQPGKTVVAAGVANYKGYTAMGVGGTYRSRDSRWLVNAAASITPHGDAGVRGQVGYEF
- a CDS encoding DegQ family serine endoprotease, with the protein product MKAKILTRSAVAAAVAVALSAGYVAGHNNVPAPQVIAPAQAALMPAEAAAKTGVPDFSGLVETYGPAVVNISAKHVVKQTSARRGNANQVPMDPDDPFYQFFKRFYGGVPGMGGGDGAGPGADRPSEGLGSGFIVSNDGYILTNAHVVDGANVVTVKLTDKREYRAKVVGADKQSDVAVLKIDAKDLPTVKIGDPNGSKVGQWVVAIGSPYGFDNTVTSGIISAKSRALPNENYTPFIQTDVPVNPGNSGGPLFNLQGEVIGINSMIYSQTGGFQGLSFAIPINEAIKVKDALIKTGHVDRGRLGVTVQGLNQTLANSFGMKSPQGALVSSVEPGGPAAKAGLQPGDVILSLNGTQVTDSTSLPSQVAGLSPGTSAKVQVWRDKSAKDLTVTIGALKDAKTASADVKGDDDGGAAAQDARLGVAVRPLTPEEKQESSVSRGLLVQQSNGAAANAGIQAGDVILAVNGQPVTTAQQLKTMISHAGDSIALLIQRDNAQIFVPVDLG
- a CDS encoding carboxypeptidase regulatory-like domain-containing protein, which produces MMSKTTGKLATALLVTALSAGMAGGAWAQASSAGTSDTSSAGNENGGGLPQIEQQGDVSYTSGGVGLDESHALQREQAHWPLSLRFTGPTADYLSGVHVRIVGGKGGEVLSTDSMGPYMLVKLPAGSYTVYAKYKDQEKKQSVNVSGPGKAKAAFHWSIQ
- a CDS encoding DUF427 domain-containing protein, whose product is MSTDLNDGHEAAHRIEIAPNGRRCRVIHQGVTYADTHEAVTLSETGADDVHYFPRADVNMARLQRSIHTSDCPFKGQATHYHLMTEEGPVENAAWSYEAPLESARQIGGYLAFYASRVDRIDVTS